Genomic window (Deltaproteobacteria bacterium):
TGATGGCGCGCCACCATACCGGCCGCGGCCAGTTCGTGGACGCGTCGCTGCTGCGCATCAGCCTGGCGTTCATCGAGTCCCACATGGCCGACTACCTGAACGGCGGCGAGGCCATCACCCGGGAGAATTTCCCGCGGGGGCGTATCTATTGTTTCGTTCCCAGCGACAAGAAGGCCCTGGTGATCCACCTCTCCGGACACCAGAAGGCCTGGGAAGGCTTGGTGACCGCCGTGGGACGCCGGGACCTGCTGGACGAGCCTCGCTTCGCCACGCGAAAGGACCGCTGGGAGAATCACTACGACATCGTTCCCATCCTGCAGGCGGAGTTCGAGAAGAAGCCGCGAGATCACTGGCTCGAGGCGCTGGACGCGGTGAGTGTGCCCAATGCGCCGATCTACAAGATCGACGAGGTACTGGACGACCCGCAGGTGAAGGACCTGGGCCTGCCGCAGGAGATCCGGCATCCCAAGATGGGGTCGAGCAACCTCATCGGCAACGCCATCCAGTTGTCCGACACGCCCACGCGTTTTCACCGGGCCGCGCCGCTGCTGGGCGAGAACACCGAGGAGATCCTGCGCGAGTTGGGCTACGACGAGGAGGCCCTGGCGGAGCTGCGCGAGGGCGGCGTCACTTCATAAGGGGGAGTCCATGACCAGCAGCGAGTTCGTTCAGGAGTTGCGGGACAAGGTCCGGGCCTTCTGCGCCACGTTGGACGATCGGCCGCCGGCGTACAGCTACGTTCCCCTGACGACCGACGAGGAGCGCGTCCGGGTCATGAAGAGCCGGCTGTGGAACGAGCTTCGGGCCGCCGATCTCTTCGGCGGCTGGCTCAAGACCACCCCGGAGATCGAGGTCAAGACCATGATGGCGCGGTCCGCCCACGAGGAGATGGTGCACGCCGGGCTCCTGTCCGCGCGCATCCGGGAGCTGGGGGCGGATCCCTTCGACTACCGCCCGCTGCCGGCGCAGATGTCCATGTTCAACGCCATGGAGGGACTTCCGGACAGTTGCCAGCGGCTGGCGGGCTTCTCCATGGGCGGCGAAGGAATAGCCAACTACCTCATCGAGAAGTGTCTGGCCGCGCCCTCGGTCCCCGACTGGATCAAGGCCCCGTACAAGCGCATCCTGGCCGACGAGGAGGGTCACGGCACCGGTCCCGAGGGAATACTGGAATGCTACGCCACCACCGCGGAGGTCCAGGACGCCGTGCGCCGGGCCGTGGCCATGCGGCTGGTGCTGATGCGGGAGTACCTGGCGAGCCTGGACCGATGGGCCATGAACGAGTCGGAATGGTGAGTGGCGGTCAATCCGGGGGGCCGGCTCCGGGGAATTTCGCGCGGCCTCGAATCTTGACGGCTCAAGACCGGTAATGCTAGACGCTAGGGTAAGTGCGCGAAAATTTGAAACGTTCGCAAGGGGGTAAACAAATGGCCGACAACGGAACACTGGCGGGCTGCGAAGTCATTATTTCGTCCGACTCCCACGTCATGGAGCCGTCGGACGCTCTGGTGGAAAGGGCGCCCAAGTCTTTCAAGGACCAGGTGCCCCGCTTTCCGCAACTGAAGTTGGGGG
Coding sequences:
- a CDS encoding CoA transferase, with the protein product MARHHTGRGQFVDASLLRISLAFIESHMADYLNGGEAITRENFPRGRIYCFVPSDKKALVIHLSGHQKAWEGLVTAVGRRDLLDEPRFATRKDRWENHYDIVPILQAEFEKKPRDHWLEALDAVSVPNAPIYKIDEVLDDPQVKDLGLPQEIRHPKMGSSNLIGNAIQLSDTPTRFHRAAPLLGENTEEILRELGYDEEALAELREGGVTS